In Sulfurospirillum tamanense, the following proteins share a genomic window:
- the phnD gene encoding phosphate/phosphite/phosphonate ABC transporter substrate-binding protein — protein MKRLTTLFVALLLGLSAAHAEFKLDPRYSDNDGDLIADIPTDPKNLVDPSTLVFAYTPVEDPAVYADVWSEFLAHMEKVTGKKVQFFPVQSNAAQIEAMRSGRLHVAGFNTGSNPIAVACAGFRPFTMMAAKDGSFGYEMEIITFPGSGITKPEDIKGKKLAFTSQTSNSGFKAPSALMEAEYGLKAERDYEPVFSGKHDNSILGVANKDYPAAAVANSVMKRMLDRGVVKAEQIKTIYKSGTFPTTGYGIAHNLKPELQEKIKEAFFSFKWEGTKLQNEFKAEGQFLPITFKNHWAVIRQIDAAMGVSYTCK, from the coding sequence ATGAAACGACTTACAACCCTTTTTGTGGCGCTTTTGCTTGGCCTTAGTGCTGCGCATGCGGAGTTTAAGCTTGACCCTCGTTATAGTGACAATGACGGCGACCTTATCGCTGACATTCCTACTGACCCAAAAAATTTGGTAGATCCTAGCACGCTTGTGTTTGCGTACACGCCTGTTGAAGACCCTGCTGTTTACGCGGACGTGTGGTCGGAATTTTTGGCCCATATGGAAAAAGTTACGGGTAAAAAAGTGCAGTTTTTTCCCGTCCAATCCAACGCCGCGCAAATCGAAGCAATGCGTTCAGGCCGTTTACATGTAGCGGGTTTTAACACGGGTTCTAATCCAATCGCCGTTGCGTGTGCTGGCTTTCGACCTTTTACGATGATGGCGGCCAAAGACGGTTCTTTTGGTTACGAGATGGAAATCATCACCTTCCCAGGCTCAGGTATCACTAAACCTGAAGACATCAAAGGTAAAAAACTTGCCTTCACCTCACAAACCTCAAACTCAGGTTTCAAAGCTCCTTCTGCCCTTATGGAAGCAGAGTATGGCCTTAAAGCTGAGCGCGACTACGAGCCTGTTTTTTCTGGCAAACATGACAACTCCATCCTAGGCGTTGCCAACAAAGACTACCCTGCTGCTGCTGTTGCAAACTCCGTCATGAAACGCATGCTAGACCGTGGCGTTGTCAAAGCGGAACAAATCAAAACTATCTACAAATCTGGCACGTTCCCTACCACGGGTTACGGCATCGCACACAACCTCAAACCTGAACTTCAAGAAAAAATCAAAGAAGCGTTTTTTAGCTTCAAATGGGAAGGCACTAAACTTCAAAACGAGTTTAAAGCCGAAGGCCAATTCTTGCCTATCACCTTTAAGAATCATTGGGCTGTTATCCGCCAAATCGACGCGGCTATGGGCGTTTCCTATACGTGCAAATAG
- the phnC gene encoding phosphonate ABC transporter ATP-binding protein, which translates to MLRIKGLTKQYKNAPLVLKGVSFEVPKGQIVGLIGPSGAGKSTLIRCINRLIDPTSGEIWLDNTLLSSLSSGKMREQRRHIGMIFQEYALVERLSVMENVLSGRLGYLPFWRTFLRRFPEKEIQMAFGLLERVGLIDHANKRADELSGGQRQRVGIARALMQQPDLLLVDEPTASLDPKTSRQIMRLIQEICFERGLPAIINIHDVPLAMQFTHRIIGLHGGSVVFDGSPEALDEEALTSIYGDENWETLTAQEAEVSQEVA; encoded by the coding sequence TTGCTACGCATTAAAGGACTCACCAAGCAGTACAAAAACGCACCCCTGGTTCTTAAAGGGGTGAGTTTTGAGGTTCCAAAAGGGCAAATCGTCGGACTCATCGGCCCAAGCGGTGCGGGTAAATCCACGCTCATTCGGTGTATCAACCGCCTCATCGACCCCACAAGCGGAGAGATTTGGCTAGACAACACCCTTCTAAGCTCCCTCTCCAGTGGCAAAATGCGCGAACAACGCCGACACATCGGGATGATTTTTCAAGAATACGCCCTTGTAGAACGCTTAAGCGTCATGGAAAACGTTCTCTCTGGAAGACTGGGCTACCTACCCTTTTGGCGCACCTTTTTGCGGCGTTTTCCTGAAAAAGAGATCCAAATGGCCTTTGGCTTGCTTGAGCGTGTCGGACTCATAGACCACGCCAACAAACGTGCCGATGAACTCTCGGGCGGCCAACGCCAGCGGGTCGGCATCGCAAGAGCGCTCATGCAACAGCCCGACCTTTTACTCGTGGACGAACCTACCGCTAGCCTCGACCCAAAAACCTCCCGTCAAATCATGCGCCTCATCCAAGAAATCTGCTTTGAGCGGGGCCTTCCTGCCATCATTAACATCCACGACGTGCCTTTAGCCATGCAATTTACCCACCGCATCATCGGCTTGCACGGAGGAAGCGTAGTGTTTGACGGTTCGCCAGAAGCCTTGGACGAAGAAGCACTCACGAGTATCTACGGGGACGAAAACTGGGAAACCCTCACCGCCCAAGAAGCCGAAGTCTCACAAGAGGTGGCCTAG
- a CDS encoding 2-oxoacid:acceptor oxidoreductase family protein, producing the protein MKYQIVIAGVGGQGAVFLVKVLSIAASLAGQKCLGTENHGMSQRGGSVSCYVKLGDFYAPAIDEGQADLLIALEATEALRNLHYLKPNAGTVIVNATSEFPEVAYKVYHTDAFSKARNKAFPIDALNVYMLGFTLAKDPNFPFTCKEIEQAITKMNPKLAEKNINVLHQAINDAKAKA; encoded by the coding sequence GTGAAATATCAGATTGTCATTGCGGGCGTGGGTGGACAAGGTGCGGTGTTTTTGGTCAAAGTGTTAAGCATTGCCGCTTCGTTGGCGGGTCAAAAATGCCTTGGTACCGAAAACCACGGCATGAGCCAACGGGGTGGTTCGGTGTCGTGCTATGTTAAACTGGGGGATTTTTATGCTCCTGCTATTGATGAGGGGCAAGCGGATTTGCTCATCGCCCTTGAAGCCACTGAAGCCTTGCGCAACCTACACTACCTCAAACCCAACGCGGGCACAGTGATTGTCAACGCTACTTCTGAGTTTCCTGAGGTAGCGTACAAAGTCTATCACACCGATGCCTTTTCAAAAGCTAGAAACAAAGCGTTTCCTATTGATGCGCTCAATGTCTATATGCTAGGGTTCACCCTCGCCAAAGACCCCAATTTTCCCTTTACATGTAAAGAAATCGAACAAGCCATTACTAAAATGAATCCTAAATTGGCAGAGAAAAATATCAACGTCTTACACCAAGCCATCAATGACGCGAAGGCCAAAGCATGA
- a CDS encoding phenylacetate--CoA ligase family protein, which produces MTCTKAETLDRASLEALQFFRLKETLERVYARVPFYKNAFDGAGVSPRDIIALCDLERLPFTKKQDLRDNYPFGLFAVPMEQIVRIHSSSGTTGKPTVVGYTEHDMDVWAEVVGRIFTMGGLTSCDILQNSTGYGLFTGGLGFHTAAERMKIAVVPSSTGFTSRQLLLLKDFGATAITGTPSFALHMAELAKAEGYDLHKDFRLKVGFFGAEPASRGLKEEIATTWGIDYHEVYGLSEIIGPGVAGSCKHSALLHINEDHFYPEIIDSLTCKPVPDGQRGELVITTLTKHGLPIIRYRTGDITSLTREPCACGRTLARIESIAGRSDDMLVINGVNVFPSQIEHVLSCVQGVTLNYQIIAKKKGHLDKLEVDVELDESLMRDDVAALERLKKECERSLLNHLYINVAIRLVAPKSIVRSEGKAVRVIDQRS; this is translated from the coding sequence ATGACCTGCACTAAAGCCGAAACCCTTGACCGCGCTTCTTTAGAAGCCTTACAATTTTTCCGCCTCAAAGAGACCCTTGAACGGGTGTATGCGCGCGTGCCTTTTTACAAAAACGCCTTTGATGGCGCGGGTGTATCTCCTCGTGACATTATCGCGCTTTGCGACCTAGAACGGTTGCCTTTTACCAAAAAACAAGACTTGCGGGACAACTACCCTTTTGGACTCTTTGCCGTGCCGATGGAACAGATTGTACGCATCCACAGCTCCAGTGGCACCACAGGCAAACCCACCGTCGTAGGCTATACCGAACACGACATGGACGTGTGGGCAGAAGTGGTCGGGCGCATCTTTACCATGGGCGGACTCACCAGTTGTGACATCTTGCAAAACTCCACAGGCTACGGGCTTTTCACGGGTGGGCTTGGGTTTCACACGGCGGCAGAACGCATGAAAATCGCCGTGGTGCCTAGTTCCACAGGCTTCACCTCACGCCAGTTACTTTTACTTAAAGACTTCGGTGCCACCGCCATCACGGGCACACCCTCTTTTGCCTTACATATGGCAGAACTCGCCAAGGCTGAAGGGTATGATTTGCACAAAGATTTTCGCCTCAAAGTGGGTTTTTTTGGCGCGGAACCTGCAAGTCGTGGGCTTAAAGAAGAGATTGCTACCACATGGGGCATCGACTACCACGAAGTGTATGGCCTTTCTGAAATCATCGGCCCAGGCGTGGCGGGAAGCTGTAAACACAGCGCTTTACTGCACATCAATGAAGACCATTTTTACCCCGAAATCATCGACTCCCTTACATGTAAGCCCGTGCCTGATGGCCAACGGGGTGAGCTTGTCATCACGACCCTCACCAAACACGGCTTGCCCATCATCCGCTACCGCACGGGCGACATCACGAGCCTCACCCGCGAACCTTGTGCGTGTGGCAGAACTTTGGCGCGCATTGAGAGCATCGCGGGGCGCAGTGATGATATGCTTGTCATCAACGGCGTCAACGTCTTTCCTTCCCAAATCGAACACGTGCTCTCTTGCGTGCAAGGCGTGACGCTAAACTACCAAATCATCGCCAAGAAAAAAGGGCACCTTGACAAACTCGAAGTGGACGTAGAGCTTGATGAAAGCCTCATGCGAGACGACGTAGCAGCACTGGAACGGCTCAAAAAAGAGTGTGAACGTTCCTTATTGAACCACTTGTACATCAACGTCGCCATCCGCCTCGTCGCGCCAAAATCCATCGTGCGAAGCGAAGGCAAAGCGGTGCGCGTCATCGACCAAAGGAGTTAA
- a CDS encoding phenylacetate--CoA ligase family protein, with protein MIWSKEETLPREALHALQFERLQETLMRVYHNVPFYREAFEDAGVVPKDIRSMADISKLPFTKKQDLRDNYPFGMFAVKQDAVVRIHSSSGTTGKPTVVGYTRSDMNVWNEVMARVFTMCGVNSEDTVHNAYGYGLFTGGLGVHNGAETVGATVVPSSGGFTSRQLLLMKDFGATVLTSTPSFALHMAEAAKEEGYDLHKDFQLKCGIFGAEPTSEGLKKEVAQVWGIDYHEIYGLSEIIGPGVSNSCKESPLLHIFEDHFYPEIIDPKTGEVLPYGEKGELVITSLTKQALPIIRYRTGDITALDPTPCRCGRTHVRMHSVMGRVDDMLIVNGVNVFPSQVEHVLSSIDEISLNYQIIADKKGYLDVLEVMVEVTEAMPMDSLGALEKLQKHIQHALLSNLYINAKVKLVEPRSIERSMGKAVRVIDKRSL; from the coding sequence ATGATTTGGTCCAAAGAAGAAACCCTGCCCCGTGAAGCCTTGCACGCATTACAGTTTGAACGTCTTCAAGAAACCCTCATGCGGGTGTATCACAATGTTCCTTTTTACCGCGAAGCCTTTGAAGACGCGGGCGTAGTACCTAAAGACATCCGCTCTATGGCGGACATCTCCAAGCTGCCTTTTACTAAAAAACAAGATTTAAGAGACAACTACCCCTTTGGGATGTTTGCGGTCAAGCAAGACGCAGTGGTGCGCATCCACAGTTCTAGCGGCACCACAGGCAAACCCACCGTCGTAGGTTACACGCGTTCTGACATGAACGTGTGGAATGAAGTGATGGCGCGGGTCTTTACCATGTGTGGCGTCAACTCCGAAGACACGGTACACAACGCCTACGGTTACGGCCTTTTCACCGGTGGACTTGGCGTGCATAATGGCGCAGAAACCGTGGGGGCTACGGTCGTACCAAGTTCGGGCGGTTTCACGTCGCGCCAACTCTTGCTCATGAAAGATTTTGGTGCCACCGTACTTACTTCCACCCCTTCTTTTGCCCTCCACATGGCGGAAGCGGCCAAAGAAGAAGGGTATGATTTGCACAAAGATTTTCAACTCAAATGCGGCATCTTTGGAGCTGAGCCCACCAGTGAGGGACTAAAAAAAGAGGTGGCGCAGGTGTGGGGTATCGACTACCACGAAATCTACGGCCTTTCTGAAATCATCGGCCCAGGCGTTTCTAACAGTTGCAAAGAATCCCCCTTGTTGCACATTTTTGAAGACCATTTTTACCCTGAAATCATCGACCCAAAAACAGGCGAAGTGCTACCATACGGCGAAAAAGGTGAACTTGTCATCACCTCCCTTACCAAGCAAGCCTTGCCCATCATCCGCTACCGCACGGGCGACATCACGGCCCTTGACCCAACCCCATGCCGATGCGGTCGCACCCATGTGCGCATGCACAGCGTGATGGGACGCGTGGATGACATGCTCATCGTCAACGGTGTCAACGTGTTTCCCTCCCAAGTCGAACATGTACTCTCGTCCATCGATGAAATCAGCCTAAACTATCAAATCATTGCCGACAAAAAAGGCTACCTTGACGTGCTTGAAGTCATGGTCGAAGTGACCGAAGCCATGCCGATGGACAGTCTGGGTGCCCTAGAAAAACTCCAAAAACACATCCAACACGCCCTGCTTTCCAACCTCTACATCAACGCCAAGGTCAAGCTTGTGGAACCACGCAGTATTGAGCGTAGCATGGGCAAAGCCGTGCGCGTCATCGACAAAAGGAGCCTGTAA
- a CDS encoding amino acid-binding protein: MSYAIKQLSVFLENKPGELGFLTKTLSQGGVSIKSILLADSSDFGLARTLVDDPEKAKAVLENHGLSVRLTDVFGVRIDDVVGSFDRVVSLLSAKEINILYCYSFYESSSGIFIFSVPKEQFDEAVLALIAHGVEIIQAQHFYM, encoded by the coding sequence ATGTCTTATGCCATCAAACAACTCTCTGTCTTTTTAGAAAACAAACCGGGTGAACTTGGATTTTTGACCAAGACGCTCAGCCAAGGCGGCGTGTCTATTAAGTCCATCCTATTGGCAGATTCTTCAGATTTTGGACTAGCCAGAACCCTTGTCGACGACCCTGAAAAAGCAAAAGCTGTCCTTGAAAACCACGGTTTAAGCGTGCGCCTCACCGATGTATTTGGCGTGCGAATCGATGACGTGGTGGGAAGTTTTGACCGCGTTGTTTCACTCCTTAGCGCCAAAGAGATAAACATCTTGTATTGCTACAGTTTTTACGAATCTAGCAGTGGCATCTTCATCTTTAGCGTTCCCAAAGAGCAGTTTGATGAGGCGGTTTTAGCGCTCATCGCCCACGGTGTGGAAATCATCCAAGCTCAACACTTCTACATGTAA
- the phnE gene encoding phosphonate ABC transporter, permease protein PhnE, giving the protein MSYPTTWKRPHYIIPSASWRIALYIAALAYLVVGIGSVEVNWLRAYEGLERGARFVQGFLQPDFTSRFTDIKIGIIESLTMTVTSTVAGILLSIPFGMGAARNISPKPIYYFCRSFIAFSRSMQEIIVAIFLVALFGFGAFAGFLTLTYATIGFLGKLLAEEIEEIDPRQLEAISATGGSWFQRFHYAIWPQVMPRLVGLSFYRFDINFRESAVIGIVGAGGIGATLNTAIDRYEYDSAGAVLIVIILIVMACEYASGWIRKWVS; this is encoded by the coding sequence GTGAGCTACCCAACCACGTGGAAACGGCCCCATTACATCATCCCCAGTGCTTCGTGGCGCATCGCCCTTTACATAGCGGCACTGGCGTACCTTGTTGTGGGCATCGGAAGTGTAGAAGTCAACTGGCTTCGGGCGTACGAAGGACTAGAGCGGGGTGCGCGCTTTGTGCAAGGATTTTTGCAGCCTGATTTTACCTCGCGCTTTACAGACATCAAGATTGGCATCATCGAAAGCCTCACCATGACGGTCACGTCTACGGTGGCAGGCATTTTGCTTTCCATCCCCTTTGGAATGGGCGCGGCACGCAATATTTCACCTAAACCCATCTACTATTTTTGCCGCAGTTTCATCGCTTTTTCGCGCTCCATGCAAGAAATTATCGTGGCCATCTTTCTCGTGGCACTCTTTGGTTTTGGGGCGTTTGCGGGGTTTTTAACTCTCACCTATGCGACCATCGGCTTTTTAGGAAAACTCTTGGCCGAAGAAATCGAGGAAATCGACCCGCGCCAACTCGAAGCCATTAGCGCCACAGGCGGGTCGTGGTTTCAGCGGTTTCATTACGCCATTTGGCCCCAAGTCATGCCACGTCTCGTGGGACTTTCGTTTTATCGCTTTGACATCAACTTTCGCGAATCTGCCGTCATCGGCATCGTGGGGGCTGGCGGCATCGGGGCAACCCTGAACACCGCCATCGACCGCTACGAATACGACTCCGCAGGCGCGGTGCTCATCGTCATCATTCTCATTGTTATGGCGTGCGAATATGCTTCAGGATGGATACGCAAATGGGTCAGTTAG
- a CDS encoding HAD-IIA family hydrolase, with product MNSRAVFSLYEGVREHLPEALALKTPLHVKDIDSLLDQAGCFFLDAFGVLNVGTKAIPGAQQLLKRLRARGLPFLMLTNSATLPKSYLCDKLGAMGLAFEPHDIVSSREVLWSLLPFSSNNWGIIGERHEMEVPLRVTLQEDDGFWESDGFLFLSTGCWDDALQAKWREALRERPRTVWVANPDLTAPREDGAFPKQPGFYTLLEPASLFTDLHSVGKPFNNVFAYALHLAKKRWGVDAQDVMMVGDTLHTDVLGANAMGMKSALIESYGFFKGLETLPFMHQSGIFPDVRLSAYM from the coding sequence ATGAATTCACGTGCTGTTTTTTCACTGTACGAGGGGGTGCGCGAGCACCTCCCCGAAGCTTTGGCTTTAAAAACCCCTTTACATGTAAAGGATATCGACAGCCTTTTAGACCAAGCGGGGTGCTTTTTTCTGGATGCATTTGGCGTGCTTAATGTGGGCACGAAAGCCATCCCAGGGGCGCAACAATTACTCAAACGCCTTCGAGCGCGCGGGCTTCCTTTTTTGATGCTCACCAACTCCGCCACCCTTCCCAAGTCCTACTTGTGTGACAAACTAGGCGCCATGGGCTTGGCTTTTGAACCCCATGACATCGTCTCAAGCCGCGAAGTGCTGTGGTCGCTTTTGCCTTTTAGTTCCAACAATTGGGGCATCATCGGCGAACGCCACGAGATGGAAGTGCCTTTGCGCGTTACGCTTCAAGAAGACGATGGGTTCTGGGAGAGCGATGGGTTTTTATTTTTAAGCACAGGATGTTGGGATGACGCCTTGCAAGCCAAGTGGCGAGAAGCATTGCGTGAGAGACCGCGCACCGTCTGGGTCGCCAACCCCGACCTCACCGCCCCTAGAGAAGATGGTGCTTTTCCCAAGCAACCGGGGTTTTACACCCTCTTGGAACCCGCTTCGTTGTTTACGGATTTACACTCCGTGGGTAAACCTTTTAACAACGTTTTTGCCTACGCCTTACACCTTGCCAAAAAACGCTGGGGTGTGGATGCGCAAGATGTCATGATGGTAGGCGACACCCTCCACACCGATGTGTTGGGCGCCAATGCCATGGGCATGAAAAGCGCCCTCATCGAAAGCTACGGCTTTTTCAAAGGCCTTGAAACCTTGCCTTTCATGCACCAAAGCGGCATCTTTCCTGATGTGCGTCTTAGTGCTTACATGTAG
- the phnE gene encoding phosphonate ABC transporter, permease protein PhnE translates to MGQLEQEKLWQRRMSKKAWIVWGGWFLVVALSVFCWNLMTENTLWVFVYDAPEQAADLLSRMLPPRWGYINSLYGALWDTLNIATLGTLLGIIIAFPVAFFAAHNTTPSVRFVRPIALFIIVTSRSINSLIWALLLVAILGPGILAGILAIALRSIGFVSKLLYEGIEEINPVSVEAVSATGASRMQVIDYAIIPQILPSFLGISLFRWDINIRESTILGLVGAGGIGLQLQHSMNTLAWPQVSLIVVVILGTVIVSEAISAKVRKMII, encoded by the coding sequence ATGGGTCAGTTAGAACAAGAAAAGCTCTGGCAACGCCGCATGAGCAAAAAAGCATGGATTGTCTGGGGCGGTTGGTTTCTCGTAGTGGCACTCAGTGTGTTTTGTTGGAACCTCATGACCGAAAACACGCTATGGGTTTTTGTTTATGATGCGCCCGAACAAGCCGCGGACTTGCTCTCACGTATGTTGCCGCCGCGTTGGGGGTACATCAACTCCCTTTACGGTGCGCTGTGGGACACACTCAACATCGCGACGCTTGGAACATTGCTTGGCATTATCATCGCCTTTCCTGTGGCGTTTTTTGCCGCGCACAATACCACCCCCTCGGTTCGTTTTGTGCGGCCTATTGCGCTGTTTATCATTGTAACGTCGCGCTCCATCAACTCACTCATTTGGGCCTTGTTGCTTGTGGCTATTTTAGGGCCAGGTATACTAGCGGGCATCTTAGCCATCGCGTTGCGCTCCATCGGTTTTGTGTCGAAGCTTTTATATGAAGGGATTGAAGAGATTAATCCCGTGAGCGTAGAAGCGGTATCGGCCACGGGCGCGTCGCGCATGCAGGTGATTGATTATGCTATCATTCCGCAGATTTTGCCTTCTTTTTTGGGGATTTCGCTCTTTCGTTGGGACATCAACATCCGCGAATCTACCATTTTAGGTTTGGTGGGTGCTGGCGGGATTGGCTTGCAATTGCAACACTCCATGAACACCCTTGCGTGGCCACAAGTGAGCCTCATTGTGGTGGTGATTTTAGGCACGGTCATCGTCTCTGAGGCGATTTCCGCAAAGGTTAGAAAGATGATTATTTGA
- a CDS encoding thiamine pyrophosphate-dependent enzyme has product MKQTLMGNDAIALGLIHAGIDMVSGYPGTPSSEILANFQKYKHHFKLDAYAEWATNEKVGFEVAYAGAIAGKRTCATMKQVGLNVASDALMSAAYIGLKGAMLLVSADDPGFYSSQTEQDSRSFAKFARIPVLDPATPQEAYDMVKLGTKISHLFETVVMLRPVMRVCHAREICEVDEGLSVTPLEGNFERNVPRWGAVPPAGRFRQGLEQLERIEVIKAWNWKELIAPKVAALKGEKVLFLTSGTGDGYVREAVTEQAIKADVLKLDMPYPLPKTELEALFASYAKVVVFEESYPCIEEQLSSPKLYGKLTKHAHEIDEFSKAKVMETLANVGIVKKANPYQSPKFTGELPRRAPNMCPGCPHRDVHYAITDVFKKEHAICPSDIGCYTLGLNQGAIDTILCMGGSVSMASGFAVADPKKAVVATIGDSTFTHSGVAPLINAVYQNHRFVLVILDNSTTAMTGRQTTPERSNPAQVDIKRIVEGCGVACHEYFYEPELSKTIDFVRSLKTAYEKATGPVVAVVREFCVLDKEKVEGQLGRAFVEIDQDLCVECDWCITAFKCPPMHYDENGKMAIDPFLCAGCSSCLDVICPVDAFVEKEEV; this is encoded by the coding sequence ATGAAACAGACACTAATGGGCAACGACGCTATCGCACTGGGGCTTATCCACGCGGGCATCGACATGGTTTCAGGCTATCCAGGCACTCCTTCAAGCGAGATTTTGGCCAATTTCCAAAAGTACAAGCACCACTTCAAGCTTGACGCGTATGCCGAGTGGGCAACCAATGAAAAAGTTGGGTTTGAAGTAGCCTACGCAGGAGCCATCGCGGGCAAGCGCACCTGTGCCACCATGAAACAAGTAGGCCTTAATGTTGCCAGCGATGCACTTATGAGCGCTGCTTACATTGGGCTTAAAGGCGCTATGCTGCTTGTTAGTGCGGATGACCCAGGGTTCTACTCTTCGCAAACCGAACAAGATAGCCGCAGTTTTGCCAAGTTTGCACGCATTCCCGTCCTTGACCCTGCCACCCCCCAAGAAGCTTACGACATGGTCAAGCTTGGCACAAAGATTTCACACTTGTTTGAAACCGTCGTGATGCTTCGTCCCGTCATGCGCGTGTGCCACGCCAGAGAGATTTGCGAGGTGGACGAAGGACTTAGTGTTACGCCACTGGAGGGAAATTTTGAACGCAATGTCCCACGCTGGGGTGCCGTACCTCCTGCGGGACGCTTTCGCCAAGGCCTCGAACAACTAGAGCGCATCGAAGTGATTAAAGCATGGAACTGGAAAGAACTCATTGCCCCCAAAGTCGCCGCACTCAAGGGCGAAAAAGTCCTCTTTCTCACCAGCGGAACAGGAGATGGCTATGTCCGCGAAGCCGTAACAGAGCAAGCCATTAAAGCCGACGTTTTAAAACTTGATATGCCCTACCCGCTTCCCAAAACCGAACTTGAAGCCCTGTTTGCCTCTTATGCTAAAGTTGTCGTATTTGAAGAGAGTTATCCCTGTATTGAGGAGCAATTAAGCTCCCCAAAACTTTACGGAAAACTCACCAAACACGCCCATGAAATCGACGAATTTTCTAAAGCTAAAGTCATGGAAACCTTGGCAAATGTGGGCATTGTTAAAAAAGCAAACCCGTACCAAAGTCCAAAATTCACTGGCGAACTCCCTCGTCGCGCACCCAACATGTGCCCAGGATGCCCCCACCGCGACGTGCATTATGCCATCACCGATGTTTTCAAAAAAGAACATGCCATCTGCCCCTCTGACATTGGCTGCTACACCCTAGGTCTTAACCAAGGCGCTATTGATACCATCTTGTGCATGGGTGGCAGTGTTTCCATGGCGAGCGGATTTGCAGTAGCTGACCCCAAAAAAGCTGTAGTAGCAACCATTGGGGACAGTACCTTTACCCACTCAGGCGTTGCGCCGCTCATTAACGCCGTGTACCAAAACCACCGGTTTGTGCTTGTCATTCTTGACAACTCCACTACCGCCATGACAGGCCGTCAAACCACTCCCGAGCGCAGCAATCCTGCTCAAGTGGACATCAAGCGCATTGTTGAGGGCTGTGGCGTAGCGTGCCACGAATACTTCTACGAACCAGAACTCTCCAAAACCATTGACTTTGTCCGTTCTTTAAAAACAGCGTACGAAAAAGCCACTGGCCCTGTGGTCGCCGTTGTGCGCGAATTTTGTGTGTTAGATAAAGAAAAAGTTGAAGGGCAACTGGGTCGTGCTTTTGTAGAGATCGACCAAGACCTGTGCGTGGAGTGTGACTGGTGTATCACCGCGTTTAAATGTCCGCCGATGCATTATGATGAAAACGGAAAAATGGCCATCGACCCTTTCTTGTGTGCGGGCTGTTCGTCGTGCTTGGATGTCATCTGCCCAGTGGATGCGTTTGTTGAAAAAGAGGAGGTGTAA
- a CDS encoding amino acid-binding protein produces the protein MESYRLEQLTVFVENRSGELLAITLLLEDEGISLTSITLADSTEFGLLRLLTPEVARAKKVLLEQGFMAQSSYVLGVKINNHIGSFNRIVRILASVNVDIRYTYTVNEKEFGIFIFKLDDEVFHTAMTALLRKEVALLRLEDL, from the coding sequence ATGGAATCGTACAGACTTGAACAACTCACCGTTTTTGTGGAAAACCGTTCAGGTGAGCTTTTGGCCATCACGTTACTTTTGGAAGATGAGGGCATTTCACTCACCTCCATCACATTAGCCGACAGTACCGAATTTGGCCTCTTGCGCTTACTTACCCCCGAAGTGGCGCGCGCCAAAAAAGTCTTGCTAGAGCAGGGTTTCATGGCCCAGTCCTCCTACGTGCTAGGCGTAAAAATCAACAACCACATCGGCAGTTTCAACCGCATCGTGCGCATTCTAGCTTCCGTCAATGTGGACATCCGCTACACTTACACCGTCAACGAAAAAGAGTTTGGTATTTTTATTTTCAAACTCGACGACGAAGTTTTCCACACGGCAATGACCGCGTTGTTACGCAAAGAAGTGGCGTTGTTAAGGCTAGAGGATTTGTGA